One window of the Rosa rugosa chromosome 3, drRosRugo1.1, whole genome shotgun sequence genome contains the following:
- the LOC133740679 gene encoding probable prolyl 4-hydroxylase 3: MPIRFWFPIRALRFGARGSTMAKGRYGGRLRSSKWSTFTLVLSMLFMLTVVLLMLMAFGIVSLPESTDDSSPNDLSSFRRRIVERSEGLGKREKQWTEVISWEPRAFIYHNFLSKEECDYLIKLATPHMAKSTVVDSKTGKSKDSRVRTSSGTFLRRGRDKVVRDIEKRIADFTFIPVEHGEGLQILHYEVGQKYDAHFDYFLDEFNTKNGGQRIATLLMYLSDVEEGGETVFPAAKGNISSVRWWNELSECGKQGLAVKPKMGDALLFWSMRPDASLDASSLHGGCPVIRGNKWSSTKWMHLEEYKV, encoded by the exons ATGCCAATTAGGTTTTGGTTTCCGATCAGAGCTTTGAGGTTCGGAGCTCGTGGTTCAACAATGGCGAAGGGGAGGTACGGCGGCCGGTTACGGAGCTCGAAATGGTCGACGTTCACGCTCGTCTTGTCGATGCTGTTCATGCTGACGGTGGTGCTTCTGATGCTCATGGCCTTCGGAATCGTGTCGCTTCCGGAGAGCACCGACGACTCTTCGCCGAACGATCTCAGTTCCTTCCGCCGCAGGATCGTTGAGAG AAGCGAGGGAttggggaagagagagaagcagtGGACCGAAGTGATCTCTTGGGAGCCCAGAGCTTTCATATATCACAATTTCTTg TCCAAGGAAGAATGCGACTACTTGATAAAGCTTGCTACGCCTCACATGGCAAAGTCGACTGTTGTCGATAGCAAGACTGGGAAGAGCAAAGATAGTAG GGTCCGAACAAGCTCTGGCACATTTCTTAGGAGAGGACGTGATAAAGTAGTTAGGGATATTGAAAAGAGAATAGCAGACTTCACTTTTATTCCTGTAG AGCATGGAGAAGGACTTCAAATTCTCCACTATGAAGTTGGACAGAAGTACGATGCACATTTTGATTACTTCCTTGATGAGTTCAACACCAAGAATGGAGGCCAACGGATTGCCACTCTTCTGATGTATCT GTCAGATGTTGAAGAAGGTGGTGAAACAGTGTTTCCTGCTGCCAAAGGGAATATCAGCTCTGTGCGTTGGTGGAATGAATTATCTGAATGTGGTAAACAGGGACTTGCAGTGAAACCTAAAATGGGGGATGCATTACTATTTTGGAGCATGAGGCCCGATGCTAGTCTAGACGCATCAAGTCTGCATG GTGGATGCCCTGTGATAAGGGGTAACAAGTGGTCGTCTACAAAGTGGATGCATCTTGAAGAGTACAAAGTCTAA